One segment of Pseudobacteriovorax antillogorgiicola DNA contains the following:
- a CDS encoding ATP-binding protein has product MKLLSNTNDIEQASVRARRVIMGVVILLISLVFQTYFTQLVITSFKSLRSLESRLARYHNEVIRLQKGVIALEGQRFSETGEIKVVAHVNTLKGVLRELEQEDSESPFVALSETIKGILMNVESYLRLTRLMGTEEREHRINRQLVLSELLVLNDIFDLQRTLIDAQAVELTKKYEDQFRLMLWVNGTVLLLVLLAIFMIVRILLISLRVAVSREQIVKEQNDELEEHRNKLESMVSQRTEQLQKATEEAQQANQAKSLFLANISHEIRTPLHGIISFAEIGQEESDPQSSYYDYFDEIQDSSQRLLNLINDLLDLSKLEAGKVRYNVEEADLGAMFSQLHSEFSQLLIKQDIELVISGDLEDKQAYVDYQKIMQVVRNILSNAVKFSFQGTQVHIMYGLCFEASQEIYIKISNRGVGIPENEIASIFDKFIQSSKTRTDAGGTGLGLSICKQIIDDLGGRIEVTSELDAQTDFLVILPLDCRDHDEIHEAA; this is encoded by the coding sequence ATGAAACTCTTAAGTAACACTAATGATATTGAACAAGCTTCCGTAAGGGCGCGACGTGTGATTATGGGTGTTGTGATACTACTAATATCTTTGGTGTTCCAGACTTACTTCACGCAACTTGTGATCACTTCCTTTAAAAGCCTTAGATCTTTAGAAAGTCGCCTAGCGCGCTATCATAACGAGGTGATCCGTTTGCAAAAGGGGGTCATTGCCCTAGAGGGCCAACGTTTTAGTGAAACGGGAGAAATCAAAGTTGTTGCCCACGTGAATACTCTTAAGGGAGTGTTACGAGAATTAGAGCAAGAAGATAGCGAAAGCCCTTTCGTGGCACTCTCAGAGACAATCAAAGGCATTCTTATGAATGTGGAAAGCTACTTGAGACTGACGAGGCTGATGGGAACCGAGGAGCGCGAGCATAGAATAAATCGACAGCTGGTGCTTAGTGAGCTACTTGTGTTAAATGATATTTTTGATTTGCAAAGGACATTGATTGATGCACAAGCTGTCGAGCTCACTAAGAAGTATGAAGATCAATTTAGGCTAATGCTTTGGGTTAACGGTACTGTACTTTTACTTGTCTTACTAGCAATTTTTATGATCGTCAGGATCTTGCTGATTAGCCTGAGAGTTGCTGTTTCAAGGGAACAAATTGTCAAAGAGCAAAATGACGAGTTAGAGGAGCATCGTAATAAGCTCGAATCTATGGTATCTCAACGAACGGAGCAGCTTCAAAAAGCAACTGAAGAAGCACAACAGGCTAACCAAGCAAAGAGCCTGTTCTTGGCAAATATATCTCATGAAATTCGAACCCCATTACATGGCATTATTAGTTTCGCCGAGATTGGTCAGGAGGAATCTGATCCGCAATCTAGCTATTATGATTATTTTGATGAAATTCAAGACTCAAGCCAGAGGCTACTAAACTTAATTAACGACCTTCTCGACTTATCGAAGCTTGAGGCGGGCAAGGTTCGGTACAACGTAGAGGAAGCGGATTTGGGCGCCATGTTCTCTCAGCTTCATAGCGAGTTTTCGCAATTACTCATCAAGCAGGATATAGAGTTAGTTATTTCAGGAGACCTAGAAGATAAACAAGCCTATGTCGATTATCAAAAAATTATGCAAGTGGTACGTAATATTCTTTCCAATGCAGTTAAATTCTCGTTTCAAGGGACACAAGTTCACATTATGTATGGCCTTTGCTTTGAGGCATCGCAAGAAATATATATTAAAATTAGTAACCGAGGGGTTGGCATTCCAGAAAATGAAATTGCTAGCATTTTCGATAAGTTTATACAAAGCAGCAAAACACGGACCGATGCTGGCGGTACTGGGTTGGGGCTCTCCATCTGTAAGCAGATTATCGACGACCTTGGGGGGCGGATAGAAGTTACGTCTGAGCTAGATGCTCAAACGGACTTTCTTGTGATTTTACCTTTGGACTGTCGTGACCATGACGAGATTCACGAAGCAGCCTAA
- a CDS encoding response regulator, which yields MGFNPEEKTILVVDDEADLCEILQFDLEDVGYKTLTASQAHEALNQIEKNHVDLVVSDIRMPGGDGVYLLDSLREKDIENPPVVFVSGFADITVDEAYHKGVNSVFSKPLATEKLLSYIEFSLKEPMERWKRQTDWTKESSIQLSFASISEAKKSHKLAVGRGGAFVALEDSLPRASETFHFKFDIEDSQSTLEGLAVCRWQRNSAGEEERHPKGVGIEFLELTDASIVFLNKYTQENAIIAQIPMY from the coding sequence ATGGGCTTTAACCCAGAAGAAAAGACAATCCTAGTCGTAGATGATGAAGCTGATCTGTGTGAGATTCTCCAATTCGACCTTGAAGATGTTGGGTATAAAACCCTAACAGCCAGCCAAGCTCATGAAGCTCTCAACCAGATAGAAAAAAACCACGTCGACCTCGTAGTTTCCGATATTCGGATGCCGGGAGGTGATGGCGTCTACCTTCTCGACTCTTTGCGAGAAAAGGACATCGAAAACCCTCCTGTGGTTTTCGTTTCTGGTTTTGCTGATATCACGGTGGACGAAGCTTATCATAAAGGCGTGAACAGCGTGTTCTCGAAACCTTTAGCTACCGAGAAGCTCTTGTCTTACATTGAGTTCTCGCTAAAAGAGCCCATGGAGCGCTGGAAACGGCAAACCGATTGGACCAAAGAGTCCTCCATTCAGCTAAGCTTTGCTTCGATCTCCGAGGCTAAAAAGAGCCACAAGCTAGCTGTGGGCCGCGGCGGAGCCTTTGTCGCCCTCGAAGATAGCTTGCCTCGCGCGAGCGAAACCTTTCACTTCAAATTCGATATTGAAGACAGCCAATCCACATTAGAGGGCCTTGCTGTATGCCGCTGGCAACGGAATAGCGCAGGGGAAGAGGAGCGGCACCCTAAAGGCGTCGGGATCGAGTTCTTGGAGTTGACAGATGCTAGTATCGTGTTCCTCAACAAGTACACCCAAGAGAATGCGATCATCGCTCAGATCCCCATGTATTAG
- a CDS encoding DegT/DnrJ/EryC1/StrS family aminotransferase encodes MRVPFIDLSRSIKLIREQVLNSWETALDNCEFVGGPAVASLEKKLEKRLDVSHFVGCSNGTDAIVVGLQALGVKPGMRVAVPNMTFWAPYEAIVQVGAIPVLVDIDPDDLQMSIDEFKEGHKNLRFDAAIFVHLFGWSSARLKELRTFCEAEEIILLEDGAQSFGVKVEGQSVYSGAALSTISFYPAKVLGGSGDGGGIMTPNPKTDETIRALCNHGRAGHYTYDYVGWNCRMGGLNGHYMNHMLDIIDDLIEQRLKAEQFYQDFLSDYPKDIRVYRAPQGVEGNGYLSMIAGIKKSGDELAAGLKSLDIGCARTYPQTLCEQPPAAKAMRTSDLRHSKEFSQRVINLPLFAGITMEECKASAEALRSLF; translated from the coding sequence ATGCGGGTACCATTCATAGACCTTTCTCGAAGTATCAAACTCATTCGCGAACAAGTTCTAAACAGCTGGGAAACAGCGCTCGATAATTGTGAGTTCGTCGGCGGGCCAGCCGTAGCCTCACTGGAGAAAAAGCTGGAGAAACGCCTAGATGTAAGCCACTTCGTCGGCTGCAGCAACGGCACTGACGCCATTGTTGTCGGCTTGCAGGCTCTTGGCGTCAAGCCAGGAATGCGCGTCGCGGTACCCAATATGACTTTCTGGGCACCCTACGAGGCTATAGTTCAAGTTGGCGCCATACCCGTCCTGGTCGATATCGATCCCGACGATTTACAGATGTCTATCGACGAATTCAAGGAGGGTCACAAAAATCTCCGATTTGACGCAGCTATTTTTGTCCACCTTTTCGGTTGGAGTAGTGCTCGCTTGAAGGAGTTGCGCACGTTCTGTGAGGCAGAAGAAATCATCCTGCTTGAAGATGGCGCTCAAAGCTTTGGCGTTAAGGTTGAAGGTCAGTCAGTCTATTCAGGAGCGGCTCTTTCAACGATTTCGTTCTACCCTGCGAAGGTGCTAGGTGGCTCTGGGGATGGAGGCGGTATCATGACGCCCAATCCCAAGACTGATGAAACTATACGAGCGCTGTGCAATCATGGCCGCGCAGGACACTACACTTATGATTATGTCGGTTGGAATTGCCGGATGGGTGGCCTTAACGGTCACTATATGAATCATATGCTCGACATCATCGATGACTTGATCGAACAAAGATTAAAAGCTGAGCAATTTTACCAGGATTTTCTTTCCGACTATCCAAAAGATATCCGTGTCTATCGTGCTCCACAAGGAGTGGAAGGCAATGGCTACCTATCGATGATTGCTGGTATTAAGAAATCTGGTGACGAGTTGGCTGCCGGCCTAAAAAGCCTGGACATAGGCTGCGCAAGAACTTACCCACAAACTTTATGCGAGCAGCCACCGGCCGCCAAAGCGATGAGGACATCGGATTTGAGGCACAGCAAAGAATTTAGTCAAAGAGTGATTAATCTTCCACTTTTTGCTGGTATAACAATGGAAGAGTGCAAAGCATCAGCTGAAGCCCTTCGTTCCTTATTTTAA
- a CDS encoding vWA domain-containing protein: MTNKSIPHIVWAWATLSACGVNAPPQFVEAPKNPTEAQSEDASPALAKEWVAGSASDQSVSINTGFGLVSHEFSLAQEPLTEESLRQTNRPVQTITAFQGHDGDDATETFAVSEAGLLDLLIVIDDSDSMDGYQQRLANSLPNILSHVGNTNWRIAVATTSDSCLRQTISGVQILTRNYYNSDPTAAQEAFRELIDVGVRSSYERGILMAADALEGKCGASTIPWLRPQAQVSVLLVTDEENCGSASNEGCPGEAHETASYLTDKFDPDPVVHGLLLLQDPPVASDSSCQQSGYYENPPNPSNYVDLITTTGGIYTDICQSDYGVVLEQISQNVGDKINVQFELAYTPVGTMGISIDGNPVSSYFTDSNVLTITEPVADGSSQISITYKHDPVSKTRFFSAGMAVDPDTLSVLVNNTAASSVTYSYNSSTRQVEFNQLPEDRARIDLVFREDTPLETQFTPSLSYLEDSLSVWVNGTPHTDFTIDEVTKRIIFDEPPTDDAEIRISYARDGDKTETYDVVGVEPSDLENFRVVDLESGEPIEVEIDEFGKLKFPSNDIYNGRKVRAEYNLEFDEDQRQFKLPIPHSIVPSSLSISAGGERQTCEQDVKISDKELSFSCSDEDFETIDINYTEIKDYQNSFTLDFDYAGPVLWQVFVDGKEFESFHLFEQTVVILQKDLPPGAKVRIQATPL; the protein is encoded by the coding sequence ATGACGAATAAGAGTATCCCCCATATCGTGTGGGCTTGGGCCACCTTGAGTGCCTGCGGGGTAAATGCGCCTCCCCAGTTTGTTGAGGCCCCCAAAAATCCGACTGAAGCACAATCAGAAGACGCGAGCCCAGCTCTGGCTAAGGAGTGGGTTGCTGGCTCAGCATCGGATCAATCCGTGAGTATCAATACCGGCTTTGGTCTTGTCAGCCATGAGTTTTCGTTAGCACAAGAGCCACTCACCGAAGAATCCTTGCGGCAGACAAACCGCCCAGTACAAACAATCACAGCCTTCCAAGGTCACGATGGTGATGATGCTACAGAAACTTTTGCTGTTTCCGAGGCTGGTCTTCTTGACCTCTTGATTGTGATTGATGACTCTGATTCTATGGATGGCTATCAACAACGCCTTGCAAACAGTCTACCCAATATTTTAAGTCATGTGGGCAATACGAACTGGCGAATCGCTGTGGCAACAACCTCTGATTCATGTCTTAGACAGACCATTTCAGGTGTTCAAATTCTTACGCGCAACTACTATAACTCCGACCCCACAGCAGCTCAAGAAGCCTTTAGAGAATTGATCGATGTGGGAGTTCGAAGTTCTTATGAACGGGGTATTCTCATGGCTGCCGATGCCTTGGAAGGAAAGTGTGGAGCATCCACCATTCCTTGGTTGCGACCCCAAGCGCAGGTTTCTGTTCTGCTTGTGACCGATGAGGAAAACTGCGGATCAGCATCCAACGAAGGCTGTCCTGGTGAGGCTCATGAAACAGCTTCCTACCTTACTGATAAGTTCGATCCAGACCCTGTGGTTCATGGATTGCTTCTGCTCCAAGATCCACCCGTAGCTAGTGATTCCTCTTGTCAGCAGTCAGGCTATTATGAAAACCCACCGAACCCTTCAAACTACGTGGATCTCATTACAACCACTGGGGGTATCTACACCGATATTTGCCAATCTGATTATGGCGTCGTTCTTGAACAGATATCACAGAATGTTGGGGACAAGATCAACGTCCAGTTTGAGCTAGCTTATACCCCCGTCGGAACCATGGGTATCAGTATCGATGGCAACCCTGTGAGCAGCTACTTCACCGACTCTAACGTTTTGACTATCACGGAACCCGTTGCTGATGGCTCATCACAAATCTCCATCACTTATAAGCACGATCCGGTGAGCAAGACTCGCTTCTTCTCGGCAGGTATGGCAGTAGACCCGGACACCTTATCAGTGCTGGTCAACAACACTGCAGCAAGCTCAGTAACCTATAGTTACAATTCATCAACCCGCCAGGTTGAATTCAATCAACTGCCCGAAGATCGGGCCCGGATCGATTTGGTCTTCCGCGAAGACACGCCCCTAGAAACTCAATTTACGCCGTCCCTAAGCTACCTAGAGGATTCGCTTAGCGTTTGGGTTAATGGCACTCCTCATACAGATTTTACCATCGACGAAGTTACCAAAAGGATTATCTTCGACGAGCCACCGACAGATGATGCAGAAATCAGAATTTCCTACGCTCGCGATGGCGATAAGACCGAAACTTACGATGTCGTGGGTGTTGAACCAAGCGACCTAGAGAATTTTCGCGTAGTGGATTTGGAATCCGGTGAACCGATCGAAGTGGAAATCGATGAGTTTGGAAAGTTAAAGTTTCCTTCGAATGACATTTACAATGGTCGCAAGGTGCGTGCCGAATACAACCTTGAGTTTGACGAAGACCAGAGGCAATTTAAGTTACCGATCCCCCATAGCATAGTACCCTCATCGCTCTCTATTTCTGCCGGTGGAGAGCGTCAGACCTGCGAGCAAGATGTTAAGATTTCTGATAAGGAGCTTAGCTTTAGCTGTAGTGATGAAGACTTCGAAACCATCGACATCAATTACACCGAGATCAAAGACTATCAAAACTCGTTCACCTTGGACTTCGATTATGCTGGGCCAGTGCTATGGCAAGTTTTTGTCGACGGCAAAGAGTTCGAAAGCTTTCACCTTTTCGAACAAACCGTAGTCATTCTACAGAAAGACTTACCCCCTGGAGCTAAGGTTAGAATCCAAGCAACCCCGCTCTAG
- a CDS encoding response regulator — protein MLKSALIVDDDPGILALISEIISQHGFLSAGVSRGEDALDYGRELHEMDVVFTDLRMPGMDGFELTATLRKRGISCPIIAITGLPDKGQSLYHSNDGKARERPDMILPKPFGLGQMEQVLAYLNHIESPVAKQAAMQLDLGF, from the coding sequence ATGCTAAAATCGGCTCTAATTGTTGATGATGATCCTGGGATCCTAGCCCTGATCTCTGAGATCATATCCCAGCATGGATTTCTTTCAGCAGGTGTTTCAAGAGGCGAAGATGCTCTAGACTATGGCCGAGAACTTCATGAAATGGACGTTGTTTTTACCGACTTGAGAATGCCAGGCATGGATGGCTTTGAGTTGACGGCGACGCTTCGTAAGCGTGGCATAAGCTGTCCCATCATCGCTATCACGGGCCTGCCAGATAAAGGGCAAAGCCTGTATCACAGCAACGATGGCAAGGCTCGGGAGCGTCCGGATATGATCCTACCCAAGCCCTTCGGCTTGGGTCAGATGGAACAGGTGCTAGCCTATCTCAACCATATTGAGTCGCCCGTTGCGAAGCAAGCTGCAATGCAGCTTGACCTCGGTTTCTAA
- a CDS encoding S1 family peptidase has product MTHPSYTTFEVLMTRSLFQSVKYGVTGIFALGLILTSCGKETTSDPKIYGGSKVSKGQWPSTIGLVSGRGINCSGTVVHPNLVITAAHCVSGVWSPSSLSVYSGEGKEGGRISGQYQVSRFEISPKYGRKTSGWDDIAYLVLEEPFDIEEADIPEILFADDEIEEVLGIGNSVRLVGFGTRDGGGYGVKYEVDAEITRVTDNEVYIGKDGKDSCQGDSGGPAYGQLANGEWRVFGVVSRGGRCGTGGIWGRMSANICWVQEDSGIDLGLPCN; this is encoded by the coding sequence ATGACTCATCCATCCTATACAACATTCGAGGTTCTCATGACTCGGTCTCTATTCCAATCAGTCAAGTACGGCGTAACCGGAATTTTTGCATTAGGGCTTATCCTGACATCCTGTGGCAAGGAAACAACGAGCGACCCCAAAATATATGGCGGTTCTAAAGTAAGCAAGGGCCAATGGCCCTCAACGATTGGCCTTGTGAGTGGCCGAGGTATCAATTGCTCTGGAACAGTAGTTCATCCCAACTTAGTTATCACCGCAGCGCACTGCGTTTCCGGGGTGTGGAGCCCGTCTTCGCTCAGCGTCTACAGCGGTGAAGGCAAAGAGGGAGGTCGAATTTCAGGCCAGTATCAGGTATCTCGCTTCGAAATTTCTCCCAAATATGGCCGCAAGACCTCTGGCTGGGATGACATTGCCTATCTGGTCCTTGAAGAACCATTCGATATTGAAGAAGCAGATATTCCAGAGATCCTTTTTGCTGATGATGAGATCGAAGAAGTCTTGGGCATTGGTAACTCAGTACGACTCGTTGGCTTTGGCACCCGAGATGGTGGTGGCTACGGAGTCAAGTATGAGGTGGACGCCGAGATCACGCGGGTTACTGACAACGAGGTTTACATTGGAAAAGATGGTAAAGACTCCTGCCAGGGAGACAGTGGCGGACCTGCCTACGGACAACTCGCCAATGGTGAGTGGCGGGTATTTGGTGTTGTCTCTCGGGGTGGACGCTGTGGCACTGGCGGTATCTGGGGCCGTATGAGTGCCAATATCTGCTGGGTCCAGGAAGACTCTGGAATTGATTTAGGACTCCCTTGCAACTAA
- a CDS encoding cupin domain-containing protein: MCDQINFVDLDPQGFLENYWQKKPLLIKNGFAYLREVLEPEELAGLSCEQGVESRLILEKGGVKPWEVRHGPFEEDDFTTLPQDSWTLLVQGVEQWIPEVYQLLESFRFVPNWRVDDVMVSYAPDGGSVGAHVDQYDVFLIQGFGQREWRIGKEPLKEELIIPGLDVKILQEFNDYEALHLDLGDVLYLPPGIAHHGIAKGRSMTYSVGFRAPHNKELAGHFADHVLLHGRREVMYRDPDLELQESSGEMNQASLDRLFREVQATLGDRDLFNDFVGRYMTLPKYDHKPEPQDPTCLDDLRDDDVLEPFLGARMLYQKTHKLVLYINGEPFPVEMEALPVVKALCDSKQAFLWGELKSAALRCNGLGLLQDLVKEGWLLVADPTEDDGSRKES, encoded by the coding sequence ATGTGTGACCAAATTAATTTTGTAGATCTTGACCCCCAAGGCTTTCTCGAAAACTACTGGCAAAAAAAGCCATTGCTCATAAAAAATGGATTTGCATATTTACGAGAAGTTCTCGAACCGGAAGAGTTGGCCGGACTCAGTTGTGAACAGGGGGTGGAGTCGAGGCTTATCCTTGAAAAGGGCGGGGTGAAGCCATGGGAGGTCCGCCACGGGCCGTTTGAAGAAGACGACTTCACAACCCTTCCTCAAGATTCTTGGACACTTTTAGTCCAAGGGGTTGAACAATGGATTCCCGAAGTTTACCAGCTTCTCGAATCGTTTCGGTTCGTACCCAACTGGCGAGTAGATGATGTCATGGTATCTTACGCTCCAGACGGAGGCAGTGTCGGAGCTCATGTGGATCAGTACGATGTGTTTCTAATTCAAGGCTTTGGCCAACGGGAGTGGCGGATAGGTAAAGAGCCATTGAAAGAGGAGCTAATCATTCCTGGTCTCGATGTAAAAATTCTTCAGGAGTTCAATGACTACGAAGCTCTCCATCTAGATCTAGGCGACGTGTTGTATCTACCTCCTGGGATTGCCCACCATGGGATCGCCAAGGGTAGGTCTATGACTTATTCGGTAGGGTTTCGTGCACCTCATAACAAAGAACTCGCTGGTCATTTTGCAGATCACGTCTTGCTCCATGGTCGACGGGAGGTCATGTATCGAGACCCCGACTTAGAGTTGCAAGAAAGTTCTGGGGAAATGAATCAAGCTAGCCTTGATCGTTTATTTCGCGAAGTGCAGGCGACTCTAGGAGATCGAGACTTGTTCAACGACTTTGTTGGCCGCTATATGACGCTTCCCAAGTACGATCACAAGCCCGAGCCTCAGGATCCGACTTGCCTCGACGACCTCAGAGATGATGATGTCCTTGAGCCTTTTTTGGGTGCGCGAATGCTGTATCAAAAAACCCACAAACTTGTTCTTTATATCAACGGGGAGCCATTTCCTGTAGAGATGGAAGCCCTGCCTGTGGTGAAAGCCTTGTGCGACAGTAAACAAGCCTTTTTATGGGGTGAGCTTAAGAGCGCAGCTCTTCGCTGCAACGGCTTGGGCTTGCTTCAAGATTTGGTCAAAGAGGGCTGGTTGCTTGTTGCGGATCCTACAGAAGATGATGGAAGTCGCAAAGAGTCATAA
- a CDS encoding HAD family hydrolase yields the protein MTRVVAFFDLDRTLIDVNSAVLYAKYERRHKRISLWQMWTAVFYTSLYHLNLLDMELAYLKALRHYKGQCEKDVDKNTREFFYQEVHKRLQPGAQRALDFHRKAGHQLVLLSTSSVYQARAAAEAWGLDDVIANRFPTDKGFLNGTFEKPLCYGQGKVDLAEKWINGKGIDLEQCYFYSDSYSDLPMLQRVGNPKIVNPDPRLKQFSRRQKWEVLNWSAV from the coding sequence ATGACTCGTGTTGTCGCGTTTTTCGATCTCGATCGTACCCTCATTGATGTAAATAGTGCGGTATTGTATGCAAAGTACGAACGACGCCACAAACGAATAAGTCTATGGCAGATGTGGACCGCAGTTTTTTATACCAGTCTTTACCACCTGAACCTTTTGGATATGGAGTTGGCCTATCTTAAGGCCTTGCGCCATTACAAAGGGCAATGTGAAAAAGACGTTGATAAAAATACCCGTGAGTTTTTTTACCAAGAGGTACACAAGCGACTTCAGCCCGGTGCCCAGAGAGCTTTGGATTTCCATCGCAAGGCGGGACACCAGCTGGTTTTGCTAAGCACGAGTTCAGTCTACCAAGCACGTGCCGCAGCTGAAGCTTGGGGGTTGGACGATGTGATTGCCAATCGATTTCCCACAGACAAGGGTTTCTTAAACGGAACTTTTGAAAAGCCCTTGTGCTATGGGCAAGGTAAGGTAGATCTGGCGGAAAAGTGGATCAATGGTAAGGGAATCGATCTGGAACAATGTTATTTCTATTCGGACTCCTATTCCGATCTGCCCATGTTGCAGAGGGTTGGAAATCCGAAGATCGTCAATCCAGATCCTCGGCTAAAACAGTTTTCTAGGCGTCAAAAGTGGGAAGTACTTAACTGGAGTGCGGTGTAA
- a CDS encoding tetratricopeptide repeat protein, producing MSPQSILRYLAIFFFSCVLIKPETLPAQAFDRGYQSYLNGNYRKAKKFLSQGLRQTSDRYDKALIYKLLGLTEFKLGKRSKAAAYFKRALKLDPTLTISREESRDRRAIALFKRTKKQIRGRSRGSSSRSFRSARRSRRSMSRQEPASSGGIMTFLPFGLGQFSQGKTLLGAGLAAGQALGILLFFERNSAADAADAEALQVIDEQEASSSFSDEEFNAYLDANEQFVIAAREEAQTGLFLFLGLYGVGVAEAVLNPPREPARGRRGRRRGAIEEAKNQLANNEVLESIYLAPERPEPKTWKVDVVPQASGAVGMITWTKSL from the coding sequence ATGAGCCCACAGTCGATTCTTAGATACCTTGCCATATTCTTTTTTTCCTGTGTCTTGATTAAACCAGAAACCTTGCCTGCTCAAGCCTTCGACCGGGGTTATCAATCTTATCTCAATGGCAATTATCGCAAGGCGAAAAAGTTCTTGAGTCAGGGTCTCAGGCAAACCAGTGACCGTTATGATAAGGCGCTTATCTATAAGCTTCTAGGCCTTACAGAATTTAAGTTAGGCAAACGCTCGAAAGCTGCAGCCTACTTCAAACGAGCCCTCAAACTCGATCCAACCCTCACGATCAGTCGTGAGGAGTCTCGCGATCGTCGCGCTATCGCTCTTTTCAAGCGCACTAAAAAACAGATCAGGGGCCGATCCCGTGGCTCAAGCTCTCGCAGCTTCAGGAGTGCAAGGCGCAGCCGACGTTCTATGTCTCGCCAAGAACCTGCTAGCTCTGGGGGGATCATGACTTTCTTACCATTTGGCTTGGGGCAGTTCTCTCAGGGTAAAACACTACTGGGAGCAGGATTGGCGGCTGGACAAGCCTTGGGGATCTTGCTGTTCTTCGAAAGAAACAGTGCTGCTGACGCGGCTGATGCAGAGGCATTGCAGGTGATCGATGAACAGGAGGCCTCATCTTCGTTCTCGGATGAAGAGTTTAATGCTTATCTGGATGCCAACGAGCAGTTTGTAATTGCTGCCCGCGAAGAGGCTCAAACCGGATTGTTTTTGTTCTTGGGTCTTTATGGAGTCGGCGTAGCTGAAGCCGTCTTAAACCCACCACGGGAGCCAGCGAGAGGCCGCCGCGGACGCAGACGGGGCGCCATTGAAGAGGCTAAGAATCAACTGGCCAACAACGAGGTTTTAGAGAGCATTTACCTGGCACCGGAACGCCCAGAGCCCAAAACTTGGAAGGTAGACGTCGTGCCTCAAGCATCAGGAGCGGTTGGGATGATCACCTGGACAAAGTCCTTGTAG
- a CDS encoding helix-turn-helix domain-containing protein has protein sequence MKAPIAEFSRKYSLSKREQDVLTLLVSRIVNAEEISKRLGISQNTVRIHVKNINTKVGVRSKSEILSTFIGFLGTFYDIPQDLGSDLGIPLPPSARSGVDVVETN, from the coding sequence TTGAAAGCTCCCATTGCAGAATTTAGCCGCAAGTATAGTTTATCCAAGCGTGAGCAAGACGTACTCACTTTATTGGTAAGCCGCATCGTGAATGCTGAAGAAATATCCAAGCGCTTGGGAATCAGCCAAAACACAGTTAGAATTCACGTGAAGAACATCAACACAAAAGTTGGGGTTCGCAGCAAATCCGAAATTCTTAGTACCTTCATTGGTTTTTTAGGAACGTTCTACGATATTCCACAGGACTTAGGTTCAGACTTAGGTATTCCGTTACCCCCTTCAGCCCGATCTGGTGTTGATGTAGTTGAAACTAATTAA
- a CDS encoding leucine-rich repeat domain-containing protein codes for MRIWGLAVTLSLSLALTFSCKEKGFEESNDEEAAVTDDSDTGGAIPLPEEVDERAEENKTFNDYCFDEDPDPGIQATVEALRAITNETLCGIVAGKASRMDPLDLSGRGLTDLRPLRGIGDLRNIDLSGNLISDISVLASFTNLTSLDISGNPVTSVEVLKDSVRLQVLDIGGTDIEVLTSVASLTNLTELDASQLFKVTDASPLAALTKLKILNLSNTEVANLNGLSTLTVLQELNASGSLLADVSGVAGITSLTTFTAMATPVSDDANKTADNCPPTAASSAISAFCTVAVE; via the coding sequence ATGAGGATTTGGGGACTTGCAGTGACGCTCTCACTTTCCCTTGCTCTGACGTTTTCCTGTAAGGAAAAAGGGTTTGAAGAGTCCAATGATGAAGAGGCAGCAGTAACTGATGATAGCGACACTGGAGGAGCAATACCCCTTCCAGAAGAAGTGGATGAACGAGCCGAGGAAAATAAGACATTTAATGACTATTGCTTCGACGAAGATCCTGATCCAGGAATTCAGGCCACCGTCGAGGCGCTAAGGGCTATTACCAATGAAACCCTCTGCGGAATTGTTGCCGGTAAGGCATCCAGAATGGACCCTCTTGATCTTTCCGGCCGTGGCCTTACAGATCTCCGTCCTCTCCGCGGCATCGGCGATTTGAGAAACATTGATCTAAGTGGTAACCTAATATCCGACATTAGCGTACTTGCAAGTTTCACCAACCTAACAAGCCTTGATATTTCGGGAAATCCTGTGACTTCGGTAGAGGTGCTAAAAGACTCTGTTAGGCTCCAGGTGTTAGATATTGGCGGAACGGATATTGAAGTCCTAACATCAGTCGCTTCATTAACAAACTTAACTGAGCTAGACGCGAGCCAGCTTTTCAAAGTCACGGACGCATCGCCTTTAGCAGCCTTGACAAAGCTTAAAATTTTAAATTTGTCCAACACAGAAGTTGCAAACTTAAACGGTCTTTCGACTCTAACAGTTTTGCAAGAGCTGAACGCTAGTGGCTCCCTGTTGGCAGATGTTTCAGGAGTGGCAGGTATCACGTCTCTCACGACGTTCACAGCCATGGCTACTCCAGTGTCTGATGATGCCAACAAGACCGCAGATAACTGTCCGCCAACAGCGGCATCCAGCGCCATCAGTGCTTTTTGTACTGTAGCTGTTGAATAA